From Eremothecium sinecaudum strain ATCC 58844 chromosome V, complete sequence, a single genomic window includes:
- a CDS encoding HER212Cp (Syntenic homolog of Ashbya gossypii AFR487C; Syntenic homolog of Ashbya gossypii NOHBY647; No homolog in Saccharomyces cerevisiae; Syntenic homolog of Kluyveromyces lactis KLLA0E10593g): MESYAMDASEKSRLAQRKARFSKAANESILANPLADRGLLSRMGPTSNNSSINKLLDSFSAKESLLVELETLYTKSPNAEVLGHGLCKLRQIIVSNGAKEFATDQALSDLSYRLFKLSVEYHSSQEQWLQVGFCLKYISDNLAHLESASDYQACLVVYTASMESDAALALDRLQQYLSPKSNLYHICLQLIKGTASPNIQWFKAVYEMPEDCILRKFIISQTPIFRTYQAETLRILSRSYRQFPLAAIERQWFYGLSWNSTAKKELEKWPVANGIVKFFQTTGTR; encoded by the coding sequence ATGGAAAGTTATGCTATGGATGCTAGTGAAAAGTCTCGTTTAGCTCAACGAAAAGCCAGGTTTTCAAAAGCTGCTAATGAAAGCATTTTGGCCAATCCGCTTGCAGACCGCGGACTTCTGAGTCGAATGGGGCCAACCAGCAATAATAGTTCCATTAACAAACTTCTAGACAGTTTCAGTGCTAAAGAGAGTCTCCTAGTTGAACTTGAAACCTTGTACACCAAATCTCCAAATGCGGAGGTTCTTGGCCATGGCCTGTGTAAATTGCGGCAGATAATAGTCAGTAACGGTGCAAAGGAATTTGCAACTGACCAAGCACTAAGCGACTTGTCATATCGCTTATTTAAACTGTCTGTTGAGTACCATTCGAGTCAAGAGCAATGGTTACAGGTTGGTTTCTGTCTGAAATATATATCCGACAACCTTGCACACCTCGAGAGCGCTTCAGACTACCAGGCCTGTTTAGTTGTATACACTGCATCAATGGAATCGGACGCTGCTCTAGCCCTTGATCGGCTTCAGCAATATCTTTCACCGAAGTCGAATCTCTACCATATATGTCTACAACTAATTAAGGGTACTGCTTCACCAAACATCCAATGGTTTAAAGCCGTATATGAAATGCCAGAAGACTGCATTCTACGCAAATTCATAATTAGTCAAACTCCAATTTTTCGCACATATCAAGCAGAAACATTGCGCATTCTAAGCCGAAGTTATCGTCAATTTCCACTGGCGGCAATTGAGCGTCAGTGGTTTTACGGATTGAGTTGGAATTCAACAGCAAAAAAGGAACTGGAAAAGTGGCCAGTGGCCAATGGAATAGTAAAATTCTTCCAGACTACAGGAACTCGCTAG
- the TRP5 gene encoding tryptophan synthase TRP5 (Syntenic homolog of Ashbya gossypii AFR485C; Syntenic homolog of Saccharomyces cerevisiae YGL026C (TRP5)), which produces MAEAITKTFDDAKREGRTVLVTFLTAGYPTVKDTVDIMRGYQDGGSGIIELGMPFSDPIADGPVIQHSNNVALQNGVTTSKVLELVRAARSAGVTVPIILMGYYNPIWAYGLEKFVSEAAEAGVNGLLIVDLLPEAAHDLRSLLQRSGMSLIPLVAPSTTDERLAFLSKVAGAFVYVVSRMGTTGMRNSVEDDLGSLIARVRKAMGNKIPLAVGFGVTTREHFDKVAEVADGVIVGSKLVTLIDSGTENAYEAVKSSCEDLVASQVKTAGNVDDHKSHLIEKPSADNISEEDPVPYVLEGAFGQFGGQFVPEALHACLRELTAGFEAAIADPSFWEEFRALYPYMGRPSSFHKAERLSKYGGGATIWLKREDLNHTGSHKINNALAQVLLAIRLGKSRIIAETGAGQHGVATATACAKFGLQCTVFMGAEDVKRQALNVFRMKLLGAEVVAVSSGSKTLRDATSEAFRYWVSHLKDTHYVVGSAIGPHPYPLLVRTFQSVIGQETKRQFAELNDGKLPDAIVACVGGGSNSTGIFSPFENDTTVHLVGVEAGGDGIETGRHSATLTAGTTGIFHGVKTYVLQDADGQIKETHSISAGLDYPGVGPELASWKASGRAEFRTATDAQALEGLKLLSQLEGIIPALESSHAVYVAIQLAKTMKPDQHVVINVSGRGDKDVQTIADVLPKLGPQIGWDLRFEKDPTSSK; this is translated from the coding sequence ATGGCAGAAGCTATTACAAAGACATTTGATGATGCTAAACGTGAAGGCAGGACTGTCCTAGTCACCTTTTTGACAGCAGGTTATCCAACCGTAAAAGACACGGTTGATATAATGCGTGGCTATCAAGATGGTGGAAGTGGAATAATTGAACTTGGAATGCCTTTCTCAGACCCTATCGCTGACGGTCCAGTAATTCAACATTCTAATAATGTGGCACTTCAAAATGGTGTTACTACTTCTAAGGTCTTGGAACTTGTTAGGGCAGCTCGTAGTGCTGGAGTTACTGTACCTATCATTTTAATGGGCTACTACAACCCAATTTGGGCCTACGGTTTAGAAAAGTTTGTTAGTGAGGCAGCAGAAGCTGGTGTAAATGGACTGTTAATTGTTGACCTCCTTCCAGAAGCAGCCCATGACTTGCGTTCTTTGCTTCAGCGGAGTGGTATGAGTCTAATACCGCTAGTAGCGCCATCAACTACAGATGAACGCTTAGCATTCCTATCAAAGGTTGCGGGCGCTTTTGTCTACGTTGTATCTCGTATGGGTACTACTGGTATGCGTAATAGTGTGGAGGATGATTTGGGTTCCCTAATAGCTCGTGTTCGTAAGGCAATGGGCAACAAAATACCTTTGGCAGTTGGATTTGGTGTGACAACAAGGGAGCACTTTGACAAAGTTGCTGAAGTCGCAGATGGTGTTATTGTAGGCTCTAAATTAGTCACCCTTATTGATTCAGGAACCGAAAATGCGTACGAGGCTGTGAAGAGCAGTTGCGAGGATTTGGTTGCAAGTCAGGTCAAAACTGCCGGTAACGTTGATGATCATAAATCACACTTGATTGAGAAGCCTTCTGCCGACAACATTTCGGAGGAAGATCCCGTACCTTACGTTCTAGAAGGTGCATTTGGGCAGTTTGGAGGGCAGTTTGTTCCAGAAGCCCTCCACGCTTGTCTCCGGGAGTTGACGGCAGGTTTTGAAGCAGCTATCGCTGATCCCAGTTTTTGGGAGGAGTTTAGAGCTCTTTATCCATATATGGGGCGTCCTTCTTCGTTTCATAAAGCCGAAAGACTTTCCAAATATGGGGGTGGGGCTACGATCTGGCTCAAGCGAGAGGATCTCAACCATACAGGTTCGCACAAGATCAATAACGCTTTAGCGCAAGTGCTTCTAGCTATTCGCCTAGGAAAGAGCCGTATCATTGCAGAAACTGGAGCAGGGCAGCACGGTGTGGCTACTGCAACTGCATGTGCGAAGTTTGGTTTGCAATGTACTGTTTTTATGGGAGCTGAAGATGTTAAACGTCAAGCGTTGAATGTCTTCCGTATGAAATTGCTAGGAGCTGAAGTTGTCGCTGTGTCTAGTGGTTCCAAAACTTTGAGGGACGCTACCTCGGAGGCATTCCGCTACTGGGTCTCGCACCTGAAGGATACGCACTACGTTGTTGGATCTGCAATTGGTCCACATCCATATCCTTTGCTAGTCAGGACCTTCCAAAGTGTCATTGGCCAGGAAACCAAGCGCCAATTTGCAGAACTAAATGATGGAAAACTACCTGATGCTATTGTTGCATGTGTAGGTGGAGGCTCCAACTCCACTGGGATATTTTCTCCTTTCGAAAACGATACTACTGTGCACCTCGTTGGCGTGGAAGCAGGTGGTGACGGAATTGAAACCGGGCGTCATTCCGCAACACTTACAGCGGGTACAACCGGTATTTTCCATGGAGTGAAGACCTACGTTCTTCAAGATGCAGACGGTCAGATAAAAGAAACCCATTCAATTTCTGCTGGGTTAGATTATCCAGGTGTCGGCCCAGAACTTGCCTCATGGAAAGCTTCTGGAAGAGCTGAATTTAGGACCGCTACAGACGCTCAGGCGTTAGAGGGTTTAAAATTACTTTCTCAACTTGAAGGTATTATTCCAGCACTTGAATCATCTCATGCAGTTTACGTTGCAATTCAGTTGGCTAAAACTATGAAGCCTGACCAACATGTTGTCATAAACGTATCTGGTAGAGGTGATAAGGACGTTCAGACTATCGCAGATGTTCTTCCAAAATTAGGCCCACAAATTGGATGGGATCTAAGATTCGAAAAAGACCCAACGAGTAGTAAATAG
- the PGD1 gene encoding Pgd1p (Syntenic homolog of Ashbya gossypii AFR486C; Syntenic homolog of Saccharomyces cerevisiae YGL025C (PGD1)), which produces MRQSDELLSPSLTLQELQHALTHDSGTRAELEARISNVRDSVLPVRLLFNDFLRTLAQIDQLGDRSPQEKFALVRTKLLELHSRVRSLVGDFQALKPLLNTMSTYSETRDQKFSPLETLSLSSETVKPLGTSPAYRKPAVTPGSNAPTPAAAAALAAGVASSGGSSSTAAVGGITQFPGTIPHINPGVSPLTMLASPLAGISPGRKVSVAQQSQQKQPAVPHKAPPNKTPVINSTNLSPQSILNMSAAESVGANTIGMAGHMGTAVAGPVGTGIPDLDALDLNSVELGSLNLDLLG; this is translated from the coding sequence ATGCGTCAATCAGATGAACTCCTATCCCCGTCACTAACGTTACAGGAGCTACAGCACGCACTCACTCATGACAGTGGTACTCGAGCTGAGCTTGAAGCTCGCATCTCTAACGTTCGTGATAGTGTGTTACCAGTAAGGCTATTATTTAACGATTTCCTGCGAACATTAGCGCAAATAGATCAACTTGGTGATCGATCACCGCAGGAGAAGTTTGCTCTGGTACGTACAAAACTGTTAGAACTGCATTCTCGAGTGCGTTCACTGGTAGGCGATTTCCAGGCGTTGAAACCGCTTTTAAATACAATGTCAACATATTCTGAGACTAGAGATCAAAAATTCTCTCCTTTAGAAACGTTATCACTTTCATCTGAAACTGTTAAGCCGCTTGGTACGTCTCCAGCATACAGAAAGCCAGCTGTAACACCTGGTAGTAATGCTCCAACGCCCGCAGCTGCTGCTGCACTGGCTGCGGGGGTTGCTAGTTCTGGAGGTAGCTCATCGACGGCTGCTGTGGGAGGTATTACACAGTTTCCCGGGACTATTCCACATATCAATCCAGGTGTATCCCCGCTGACTATGCTAGCAAGCCCCCTTGCAGGCATTAGTCCTGGAAGAAAAGTCTCTGTTGCACAGCAATCTCAACAGAAACAACCAGCTGTACCACACAAGGCGCCGCCTAATAAGACTCCAGTTATAAATTCTACGAATTTAAGTCCCCAGAGCATCCTTAATATGTCTGCAGCGGAAAGTGTTGGGGCAAATACCATTGGAATGGCTGGCCATATGGGCACTGCGGTAGCGGGACCAGTGGGAACAGGTATCCCTGATCTCGATGCACTTGATCTTAACTCTGTTGAACTTGGATCACTCAACCTAGATCTCCTAGGATAG
- the CWH41 gene encoding mannosyl-oligosaccharide glucosidase (Syntenic homolog of Ashbya gossypii AFR483C; Syntenic homolog of Saccharomyces cerevisiae YGL027C (CWH41)) has protein sequence MVNYRLIALCGAILSQLLAFAYSSSEMEEFERRSNQSLLWAPYRANCYLGVRPRYVSKTPFIMGLMWTNTGQYTAIRKLRHLVDMGDNMEKYGWELYDPRMGGKQVILDTENNMNLTIYFVKSHNGENWGFRVVGDTLKKEKGGSSGSIVYYMNQNGDSGRNYLLARDLSNDNVNMFQGVNEEMGHYEVKIVEVKGTKPSGNVITADCDPSKSSHLSITIPNDEAWKAKDVFQMLISDSIQDHITNLRDKMTPSVLPSAFTLRNFHKFPPGRFHFIQKTYDISKGPFEVDFIYNKVNTKERIESLDHLISSTMDRIRNKFEKKFTIKDPKYEQFAVETLSNLLGGLSYFHGDQYIDRTSNLDEDSFEKFQLEHSELEGPAELFSFVPSRASYPRGFYWDEGFHLLQVMQYDFDLAFEVLKSWLNLIEDESGWIPREVILGNEARVKVPKEFLAQSPHVANPPTLALAFSNLLQMAHAEPGIESTLGEIDIDMIDIDDDILKKNFDLLAEYSEGLYSKLLKNFNWFRKTQGGMVYEYLDLVDLEGKTIHEEEGYRWLGRTYNHCLPSGLDDYPRPSPPDIGELHVDALSWVGIMARSLKQIAGLLGKNDDSKMFAKIESNVIDNLESLHWSAKDNSYCDLSIDDDNNVRKFTCHEGYVTLMPFALKLIPRENSERLRAMVDLMSDPERLYTQFGLLSLSKKDEFYETGEVYWRGPIWINMNYLCLDALKHYFGPDSAAAVDKELQQKAKSLYRDLRANLLNNVVKWWRKKGYCFEQYNQKTGEGQQAQHFTGWSALAVNLAGVFPETL, from the coding sequence ATGGTAAACTATCGGTTAATAGCGTTATGTGGTGCAATACTTTCACAGCTGTTGGCATTTGCTTACAGTTCAAGTGAAATGGAAGAGTTTGAAAGACGATCCAATCAATCACTATTGTGGGCTCCATATAGGGCCAATTGTTACCTAGGTGTGAGACCCAGGTACGTCAGCAAGACCCCATTCATAATGGGGTTGATGTGGACGAACACTGGTCAATATACTGCTATAAGAAAGTTGAGACATCTTGTCGACATGGGTGACAACATGGAGAAGTATGGGTGGGAGCTGTACGATCCAAGAATGGGTGGCAAGCAGGTGATATTGGACACCGAAAACAATATGAATTTAACAATATATTTTGTCAAAAGCCATAATGGTGAAAATTGGGGGTTTCGGGTTGTCGGAGATACATTGAAGAAGGAAAAAGGCGGCTCTAGTGGTTCCATAGTTTATTACATGAACCAAAATGGTGATTCTGGGAGGAACTATCTGTTGGCCAGAGATTTAAGTAATGATAACGTGAACATGTTTCAAGGTGTGAACGAAGAAATGGGGCACTATGAGGTGAAAATAGTAGAAGTGAAAGGAACAAAGCCATCTGGTAATGTTATCACTGCAGATTGCGATCCCTCTAAGTCTTCTCATTTATCTATAACTATCCCGAATGATGAAGCGTGGAAGGCTAAGGATGTTTTCCAGATGTTGATAAGTGACTCAATTCAGGATCACATTACCAACTTACGCGATAAAATGACTCCATCAGTGCTACCATCTGCGTTCACGTTGAGGAATTTCCACAAATTTCCACCTGGTAGGTTCCATTTCATCCAAAAAACATACGATATTTCTAAGGGTCCATTTGAAGTTGATTTTATCTATAACAAAGTCAATACTAAAGAGCGAATTGAAAGTTTAGATCACCTAATTTCGTCAACCATGGACAGAATTAGAAATAAGTTTGAAAAAAAGTTCACTATTAAGGATCCAAAGTATGAGCAATTTGCCGTTGAAACTTTATCGAACTTGCTTGGCGGGCTAAGCTACTTTCATGGTGATCAATATATTGACAGAACTTCAAATCTTGATGAGGACAGCTTTGAAAAATTTCAGCTGGAGCATTCTGAACTGGAAGGTCCTGCAGAATTGTTTTCCTTTGTTCCCAGTAGAGCTTCCTACCCAAGGGGCTTTTATTGGGACGAAGGATTCCATCTTCTACAGGTCATGCAATATGATTTTGATTTGGCTTTCGAAGTTTTGAAGAGCTGGCTAAACTTGATTGAAGACGAGAGTGGCTGGATTCCTAGGGAAGTAATATTGGGTAACGAAGCCAGAGTTAAAGTTCCTAAAGAATTTTTGGCTCAGAGTCCGCATGTTGCAAATCCCCCAACTTTAGCGTTGGCCTTTAGTAATTTATTACAAATGGCACACGCTGAGCCGGGGATTGAATCCACACTTGGTGAGATAGATATCGATATGATAGATATCGATGAtgatattttgaaaaagaaTTTTGATTTGCTTGCTGAATATTCTGAAGGATTGTACAGCAAGCTCTTGAAGAACTTCAATTGGTTTAGAAAAACACAGGGGGGAATGGTCTATGAATATTTGGATTTAGTTGATTTGGAAGGTAAAACTATCCACGAGGAAGAAGGTTACAGATGGCTTGGTAGAACATACAACCATTGCCTGCCAAGTGGTCTGGATGATTACCCAAGACCTTCCCCTCCTGATATTGGAGAATTGCATGTAGATGCACTCTCTTGGGTTGGGATAATGGCAAGATCTTTGAAACAAATAGCAGGCTTATTAGGCAAAAATGACGATTCTAAAATGTTTGCAAAAATTGAATCAAATGTCATCGACAATTTGGAATCCTTACACTGGAGTGCTAAAGATAATTCATATTGTGATCTATCAATTGATGACGATAACAATGTTCGTAAATTCACTTGCCACGAAGGCTACGTTACTTTGATGCCTTTTGCCTTAAAATTGATCCCACGTGAAAACTCAGAAAGATTAAGGGCAATGGTTGACCTTATGAGTGATCCGGAGAGACTGTACACTCAATTTGGGCTACTCTCACTGTCTAAAAAGGACGAGTTTTATGAAACTGGTGAGGTCTATTGGAGAGGTCCAATATGGATCAATATGAACTACCTGTGCTTGGATGCATTAAAACACTACTTTGGGCCGGATTCTGCAGCCGCAGTGGACAAAGAGTTACAACAAAAAGCCAAATCCTTATACCGTGATCTCAGGGCCAACCTGTTAAACAATGTCGTCAAATGGTGGAGGAAAAAAGGTTACTGTTTTGAACAGTACAACCAAAAAACAGGAGAAGGCCAGCAAGCGCAGCATTTCACAGGATGGAGTGCTTTGGCTGTTAACCTTGCTGGAGTATTTCCTGAAACCTTATAG
- the RRN6 gene encoding Rrn6p (Syntenic homolog of Ashbya gossypii AFR484C; Syntenic homolog of Saccharomyces cerevisiae YBL014C (RRN6)) codes for MAGEDSLLPQRDDIGIQLGIGISSSNLYVPADSRLSDEHKTQWIEGYMETGISNLRALRVVEGSQLLVTDANGPVGNAAAAAEHYLLSDELLDEDDDDPVNERELLLGATFNSSNAWNDILPELPQPFDVFRNVTIPQSSMYKVNFNKPVTNRAYVPKALISSLSKNDLPLGSQEEAEAEAEAANNERKHRDLGFKIVDPTRTQIFNIGSIQTAYDLRQDREGKQVIAFASGEANSVLNISLLCPQAQRVEVNEDKATIDNIITLQLHQNCQQLELFSSIKSIKIPKPSTALNRSSNSIFVLTEVCLLVIRILSIDYASGRINLQRLEPLEYTQFEQFPIVDVAMNPWNLDEFAIIDSKGNWCIGEIAKSKKKAIRLRLMRKYSGTIFDPEEVSNWKRIEWASNHTTLFLISRSSFIEMNYMEDWQLEVIQAKTWSRLQDYKRIGEDLGVLLTTKEVIFIKHDSYGVKRLLSWKHEWNSKDASLKFAVYENYHGREQVIYVALYSRMSPMVVSNHFWMKNNVFQASRTPHLLELPNISTGINCIVFPEYFETHESDDVFIPIYVRALKGSRIWRYLLSNKACKIYPVKEYDTLPHLEAVHGYITESCSKDEEELLSQVVAKFSDSLPNKQENYDSSIEYLKFQEYGYQLSEMMNKTIEGWKREEEEEEQTFKPASHVGNLSEITKGPGYFENVEEFSSLLQQFIEYYENHGITFNRLKTISKLLIKEPVDSFDILHSKLLQCWEPISDNAIPIAIEIIKYVALDSMAFYNLTKLKEIDPNVYGELSSTCQEVFDLWDEDEMSYPDTQTTQNQEDTALSSIRPSSSQIPPTIRSSQPSGQTLRSSLPDSMSPAFSLLSQQSQPIASNNSQSKTYKRKKRRVRGFG; via the coding sequence ATGGCTGGTGAGGATAGTTTACTACCGCAGCGTGATGATATTGGTATTCAACTGGGTATTGGAATTTCTTCTTCGAACCTGTACGTACCTGCAGATTCAAGGTTATCTGACGAACATAAAACACAATGGATTGAAGGTTACATGGAAACTGGAATATCCAATCTAAGAGCTTTGAGAGTAGTAGAGGGTTCTCAACTATTAGTTACAGACGCAAATGGTCCTGTCGGAAACGCTGCCGCTGCAGCTGAGCATTATTTGTTAAGCGATGAGCTACTGGATGAGGATGATGACGATCCTGTAAATGAACGAGAACTGCTCTTAGGTGCAACATTTAATTCTAGTAATGCATGGAACGATATTCTGCCAGAGTTGCCACAGCCGTTTGATGTATTTAGAAATGTTACAATACCGCAGTCGTCGATGTACAAAGTAAACTTTAATAAGCCGGTTACAAATAGAGCGTATGTTCCAAAGGCACTGATATCGAGTTTGTCTAAGAATGATCTACCTTTGGGCTCTCAGGAAGAGGCAGAGGCAGAGGCAGAGGCAGCTAATAATGAGAGAAAGCATAGGGACCTTGGTTTTAAAATTGTGGATCCCACGAGAACCCAGATATTTAATATTGGAAGCATACAGACAGCATATGACCTTCGACAAGACAGAGAAGGGAAACAGGTTATTGCATTTGCCTCTGGTGAGGCTAATTCAGTCTTAAACATTTCGTTACTCTGTCCGCAAGCGCAGAGAGTTGAGGTTAATGAGGATAAAGCGACGATAGATAACATAATTACACTCCAGCTCCATCAGAACTGTCAACAGTTGGAACTTTTTTCATCGATTAAGAGTATTAAAATACCAAAGCCTTCAACTGCCCTGAATAGATCCTCTAATAGTATTTTTGTTTTGACTGAGGTTTGTCTACTGGTTATACGAATCCTATCAATCGATTATGCCTCTGGACGGATAAACTTGCAGAGGTTGGAGCCTCTAGAGTATACCCAGTTTGAACAGTTCCCGATTGTGGATGTAGCTATGAATCCATGGAACTTGGATGAGTTTGCTATTATAGATTCCAAGGGTAACTGGTGCATTGGTGAGATCGCCAAAAGCAAGAAGAAAGCAATCAGGTTACGACTAATGAGGAAATATAGCGGGACCATATTTGATCCTGAAGAAGTATCAAACTGGAAACGTATAGAATGGGCATCTAACCATACCACATTGTTTTTGATTAGCCGATCCAGCTTTATAGAAATGAATTATATGGAAGATTGGCAATTAGAAGTTATCCAGGCCAAGACATGGTCCAGATTACAAGATTATAAACGTATAGGTGAAGATTTAGGCGTCCTTCTTACGACTAAAGAGGTAATATTCATTAAGCACGACAGCTACGGCGTCAAGCGGCTTCTCTCGTGGAAGCACGAGTGGAATAGCAAAGATGCATCATTAAAGTTCGCTGTTTATGAAAACTACCATGGGCGAGAACAAGTGATTTATGTTGCTTTATATTCCAGAATGTCCCCAATGGTAGTGAGTAACCACTTCTGGATGAAGAACAACGTTTTCCAGGCATCGAGAACTCCGCACTTACTTGAACTACCAAACATATCCACAGGCATCAATTGCATTGTTTTCCCAGAATATTTTGAAACTCATGAAAGTGACGATGTATTCATACCAATTTATGTAAGAGCACTGAAGGGTAGTAGGATTTGGAGATATCTATTGAGTAATAAAGCCTGCAAGATATACCCAGTAAAGGAATATGATACCCTACCTCATCTTGAAGCAGTCCACGGTTATATCACAGAATCCTGCTCaaaagatgaagaagaactCCTGTCCCAAGTTGTTGCGAAGTTTTCGGATTCACTGCCCAATAAGCAGGAGAACTATGATTCATCTATCGAATACCTCAAATTTCAAGAATATGGTTACCAGTTGTCAGAGATGATGAATAAAACAATAGAGGGCTGGAAACgtgaagaagaagaagaagagcaGACTTTCAAACCTGCTAGTCATGTGGGCAATCTGTCAGAAATAACCAAAGGTCCCGGGTATTTTGAGAATGTGGAAGAGTTTAGCTCTTTATTACAGCAATTCATCGAATACTACGAAAATCATGGTATTACGTTCAACAGACTAAAGACCATTTCTAAACTTCTCATTAAAGAACCTGTGGATTCCTTTGACATACTGCATAGCAAACTTCTGCAATGTTGGGAACCAATCTCTGACAACGCGATTCCAATTGCCATTGAAATTATTAAATATGTCGCACTAGACAGTATGGCTTTTTATAATTTGACAAAGCTTAAGGAGATTGATCCGAATGTATACGGTGAGCTATCAAGTACATGTCAAGAAGTTTTTGACCTGTGGGATGAGGATGAGATGTCTTATCCAGATACTCAAACAActcaaaatcaagaagaTACAGCCCTTTCATCCATTAGGCCATCTTCGTCACAAATTCCCCCTACTATAAGGTCTTCTCAACCCTCTGGACAGACTTTAAGAAGCAGTTTACCAGATTCAATGTCACCGGCGTTTTCTTTACTCTCCCAACAATCGCAACCGATTGCTAGTAATAATAGTCAATCCAAAACATACaaaaggaagaaaagaCGTGTTCGTGGATTCGGCTAG